One segment of Rosa chinensis cultivar Old Blush chromosome 6, RchiOBHm-V2, whole genome shotgun sequence DNA contains the following:
- the LOC112172170 gene encoding uncharacterized protein LOC112172170 isoform X2 has product MATDVDASLWWDPFSLLLTDLENAPLSDDLPPNLVKKLKANHAWFVDTVFLFKPPSEKSKAALDSQLVKIGSHQLDIKPELKDKALTISSYLCLDEVQSYILVERSLKDNNVALDSVAHEYVHAVLIHYYIERQCLLKCTRSILMLALSLETFSGEGTAIKEEALKLISDGLEKKLISVLQDLLSSNPPEQMDVDLFSLWAEETLIEDNLVLDILFLAYYESLCTCNGETWKGLCLLYKGILSGSSNFEKLAISTEALRSSYQAKVQLLLILIETLDLESCLQMVHDEMPFRHGASAITLADIQEIEAIISTLNAFETKEAGPLILAWAVFLCLISSLPGKEENNILMEIDHVGYVRQAFEASSLTYFVEILESDVLKESDGPVAGYRSVLRTIISAFIASYEINLQMEEGTLMLILDILCKIYQGEESLCIQFWDRGSFIDGPIRCLLYNLESEFPFRTVELVRLLSSLCEGTWPAECVYNFLDKSVGVSSLFKIANNSFRDGISQTVETDLPLHVPGLEGLVIPSKTCGHILRLVGENTALVRWEYTQSGVLVLLMRLAQELYFQRNEEVLLILNLLSRMVTFSMAVCFALMDIGSSLHFQSTGMSGQNSMWVVEMISTLVRRLSPTPSGAALMSVAINILAKMLKCSPSHVAEVALKANMFDFEIGDNGSSSESWLLSGKLAKMLVIDCEHNDSDCALTISVLDFTLQFMESGVKNDAVLALIVFSLQYVLVNHEYWKYKLKHTRWRVTLKVLEVLKRCITSTSCSEKLDEVILDRIFCDSSIHNTLFQIVCTTPQMLERLCFSRLIELTEIEGLQLAICSVLDVLFIMLSKFSKGTFSSLPIFHQAVFSSATKPIPVVAALVSFISYSRNPRIQVGAARVLSVFLMMADIIQPYLFGSSFGLDDIQIEDLRHGISYILLEQSVSNEDLFVAVVNLLTSAARYQPAFLVSVLSTKFNEGVQLSNAGDMKLPTNEVLLRSSESEKASVVDAVLHYVRRSNDLINSNPRILLNVLNFLRALWQDAARYSGILECVKGSENFWKNLSSSISKISSVEAPLPENLTETEAQDFGYRYQCQSSILEIMANDVFLQKKLLHAESLVKQVTESQDKIQNTVRTEKSKGEILEDILSAWCGSSVWGNLTKSLSHSEYDTNLYLRAKVAASSVTALVMVKLARGDAGSLSVSLLEKSRILLNKLRSHPAFSELLAQYSLHSYSAEKERNYLILSDLYYHLQGKVEGREIGAGSFKELSQFLIESNIFQTYQLKYDGDLFITGKDAYRFDLKRVRADLGSDLWDYSTWKESKAIAETMLNHMKDVNSMVFLTSSKLSALRALRSVLTVYLDDSLESKSTGREISDQLVFPCIDHICQNFLDTVKSLAPELGASEEIFHFLAAQAELLLYLMISTHKSLPPSVCVLVLKTSAAGLKVLSDFQPLVTGSSVSVVSSTVKLLLMLLLSAVKFSCHYSNLVGERDTVSVENMAKISNLSLRLLPILCNRIASAEDCRLSLTTMDLILRNFLTPNTWFPIIQNHLQLQHFILKLQDKKSLESVPIIMKFFLTLARVRQGAEMLINHGFLSSLRFLFAEYLDDMSSSVTMSNRLSNSSDIMEKPKQIWGLGSAVITAMVQSLGDSSACSDVVENVIPYFFSEKAYMISYYLSAPDFPSDDHDKKRPRAQQRQTSLTDLKETEHTLMLMCVLAKHWNSWVKAMKELDSQLREKSIHLLAFISRGTQRLGETSSFSAPLICPPTLKEEFDTCKKPSFVNSRSGWFALSPPGCMSKPKVSAASITSTALTIKTQATANGYHVSQSYFSDTIALQIYKITFLLLKFLCLQAECASRRSEEVGFVDLDHFPELPMPEILHGLQDQAIAIITELCEANRMKEIHIEVQSICCLLLQIMEMAMYLELCVLQICGIRPVLGRVEDFSKEVKLLIKATETHAFLKPSLKSLKQIMSVVYPGLVQADEFL; this is encoded by the exons ATGGCCACCGACGTCGACGCCTCTCTCTGGTGGGACCCCTTCTCTCTCTTACTCACCGACCTCGAGAACGCTCCTCTCTCCGACGACCTCCCTCCCAATCTG GTCAAGAAATTGAAGGCCAATCACGCCTGGTTCGTCGACACAGTCTTCCTCTTCAAGCCGCCCAGTGAGAAATCAAAGGCGGCTTTGGATTCACAGCTTGTCAAAATCGGGTCGCACCAGCTGGATATCAAGCCTGAATTGAAAGATAAGGCTCTGACTATCAGCTCCTATTTG TGTCTGGATGAGGTGCAATCTTACATTCTTGTCGAAAGGTCTCTCAAGGACAACAATGTAGCTCTTGACTCTGTGGCGCACGAGTATGTTCATGCG GTGTTAATTCACTATTATATTGAGCGACAGTGCTTGCTGAAGTGTACCAGGAGTATTCTCATGCTTGCTT TGTCTCTAGAAACTTTCTCTGGAGAAGGAACTGCTATTAAGGAGGAAGCACTAAAGTTGATTTCTGATGGATTGGAGAAGAAATTAATATCTGTGCTGCAAGACCTTTTATCTTCCAATCCCCCTGAACAAATG GATGTTGACCTTTTCAGCTTGTGGGCTGAGGAGACACTAATCGAAGATaatttggttttggatattCTTTTCCTGGCTTATTATGAGTCACTTTGTACTTGTAATGGTGAAACGTGGAAAGGATTGTGCTTGCTGTATAAG GGAATTTTATCTGGGTCTTCTAACTTTGAAAAGCTGGCAATATCAACTGAAGCACTGCGTTCTTCTTACCAAGCCAAAGTTCAGCTTCTTCTAATTCTTATAGAAACCCTAGACCTGGAAAGTTGTCTCCAAATGGTCCATGATGAAATGCCTTTCAG GCACGGTGCATCTGCTATTACTTTGGCTGATATCCAAGAGATTGAAGCAATAATTTCAACTTTAAATGCATTTGAAACAAAAGAGGCAGGCCCATTAATTCTGGCATGGGCAGTCTTTCTTTGTCTGATTTCATCACTTCCAGGCAAAGAAGAAAACAACATACTAATG GAAATTGATCATGTTGGTTATGTTCGCCAAGCATTCGAGGCGTCATCTTTGACTTATTTTGTAGAAATCCTTGAAAGTGATGTATTGAAGGAATCTGAT GGGCCTGTTGCTGGTTATCGAAGTGTGTTGAGAACTATTATTTCTGCATTTATCGCATCTTATGAGATCAATCTTCAG ATGGAAGAAGGCACTCTTATGTTAATACTGGATATTCTTTGCAAAATTTATCAGGGAGAG GAGTCACTTTGTATCCAGTTCTGGGACCGAGGAAGTTTTATTGATGGTCCTATCCGGTGTCTTCTTTACAACTTAGAGAGTGAATTTCCTTTCAGGACTGTGGAGCTTGTTCGCCTTTTATCATCCCTTTGTGAGGGAACGTGGCCTGCTGAATGTGT GTACAACTTTTTAGATAAGTCTGTTGGTGTATCATCCTTGTTTAAGATTGCGAACAATTCCTTTAGGGATGGCATCTCTCAAACTGTTGAGACGGACCTCCCGTTGCATGTCCCTGGACTTGAAGGTTTGGTCATCCCCAGTAAAACTTGTGGGCATATATTAAGATTAGTTGGTGAAAATACTGCTCTTGTTCGATGGGAG tataCACAATCCGGGGTGCTAGTGTTGCTTATGCGCTTGGCCCAAGAGCTGTATTTccaaagaaatgaagaagttctTCTTATCCTCAACCTCCTTAGCCGGATGGTTACCTTTAGCATG GCTGTATGCTTTGCTTTGATGGATATTGGGAGCTCTTTGCATTTCCAATCAACTGGCATGAGTGGGCAGAATAGCATGTG GGTGGTTGAGATGATTAGCACTTTGGTCAGAAGGTTATCTCCTACTCCTAGCGGTGCTGCTCTTATGTCCGTGGCTATCAACATTTTGGCAAAGATGTTAAAATG TTCCCCTTCTCATGTTGCTGAGGTAGCCTTAAAAGCAAATATGTTTGATTTCGAGATTGGCGACAATGGTTCATCAAG TGAATCATGGTTACTTTCTGGAAAACTGGCGAAGATGCTTGTAATTGATTGTGAGCATAATGATAGTGACTGCGCATTGACTATATCAG TGCTGGACTTTACTCTGCAGTTCATGGAATCAGGTGTGAAGAATGATGCTGTACTGGCTTTAATCGTTTTCTCTCTTCAGTATGTTCTCGTTAACCATGAGTACTGGAAATACAAGTTAAAGCATACTCGATGGAGAGTAACATTAAAG GTGCTTGAAGTGTTGAAAAGGTGTATTACATCAACTTCATGCTCTGAAAAGCTGGATGAAGTCATCCTAGATAGGATATTCTGTGATTCTTCCATCCATAATACTCTCTTTCAAATTGTTTGTACAACACCACAAATGTTAGAG AGACTATGTTTCAGCCGTCTTATTGAGCTAACAGAGATTGAAGGTTTACAGCTGGCTATATGTTCTGTTCTAGATGTTCTTTTCATCATGCTCTCCAAATTTTCTAAG GGTACATTTTCCAGCCTTCCAATTTTTCACCAAGCAGTTTTCTCCTCAgcaacaaaaccaattcctgtAGTTGCAGCGCTCGTATCGTTCATATCTTATTCTCGCAATCCA CGAATACAAGTTGGTGCTGCTAGGGTTTTGTCAGTGTTCTTGATGATGGCAGATATTATCCAACCATATTTGTTTGGAAGCAGCTTTGGCCTAGATGACATACAG ATTGAAGATCTGAGGCATGGTATTAGTTACATATTACTTGAGCAGTCAGTATCGAATGAAGATCTCTTTGTTGCTGTAGTCAATCTGCTCACTTCTGCTGCACGTTATCAG CCtgcttttcttgtttctgtGTTATCCACCAAATTCAATGAAGGTGTCCAACTGAGTAATGCTGGTGATATGAAGCTGCCAACAAATGAAGTTCTGTTGAGGTCATCTGAGTCTGAAAAGGCAAGTGTTGTGGATGCAGTTCTGCATTATGTTAGAAGATCTAATGATCTTATCAACAG CAATCCCCGTATACTGCTGAATGTTCTGAACTTTCTAAGAGCTCTGTGGCAAGACGCTGCTCGGTACTCTGGTATTTTGGAATGCGTGAAAGGCTCTGAAAATTTCTGGAAAAACTTGTCGAGTTCTATTTCCAAAATTTCTAGCGTGGAAGCTCCTCTACCTGAGAATTTAACTGAGACAGAAGCTCAAGATTTTGGATACAGATATCAGTGTCAATCCTCGATATTGGAAATAATGGCGAATGATGTGTTCCTGCAGAAGAAACTGTTACATGCCGAGTCACTTGTAAAACAAGTGACTGAATCACAGGACAAGATACAGAATACAGTGAGAACtgaaaaatcaaaaggagaaattcTAGAGGATATTTTATCAGCCTGGTGTGGAAGCTCAGTTTGGGGCAATTTGACCAAGTCACTAAGTCATAGTGAATATGACACCAATCTATATTTGCGGGCAAAG GTTGCTGCCAGTTCAGTCACCGCCCTTGTCATGGTGAAATTAGCACGTGGTGATGCTGGAAGTTTGTCTGTGTCATTACTTGAGAAGTCCCGCATTCTTTTAAATAAG CTCCGAAGTCATCCTGCGTTTTCTGAATTGTTAGCTCAATACTCACTGCATAGTTACAG TGCAGAGAAGGAGCGAAATTATTTGATACTCAGCGATCTATATTATCATCTGCAAGGGAAGGTAGAAGGCCGTGAAATTGGTGCTGGATCATTTAAAGAACTCTCTCAGTtcttaattgaatcaaacattTTTCAGACTTACCAACTTAAGTATGATGGCGATCTTTTTATAACTGGCAAAGATGCGTACCGGTTTGATCTCAAACGCGTAAGAGCTGATTTGGGATCAGATCTTTGGGATTATTCAACATGGAAGGAGTCAAAGGCGATTGCAGAAACAATGTTGAATCACATGAAGGATGTGAACTCAATGGTGTTCCTTACAAGCTCAAAACTTTCTGCACTTAGAGCATTAAGAAGTGTCTTAACTGTTTACCTGGATGAT TCACTGGAGTCGAAGAGTACAGGGAGAGAGATCTCTGATCAACTGGTTTTCCCAtgcatagatcacatatgccAGAATTTCCTTGATACAGTAAAATCATTGGCTCCAGAACTTGGTGCTTCTGAAGAAATCTTTCACTTCCTTGCAGCTCAAGCAGAATTGCTTCTTTATCTTATGATTTCTACACATAAGAGCCTGCCTCCATCTGTTTGCGTTCTTGTGCTAAAAACATCAGCTGCTGGCCTTAAAGTGTTGAGTGATTTCCAACCATTAGTTACTGGGTCATCAGTTTCTGTGGTTAGCTCTACAGTCAAGCTCTTACTCATGCTGCTTCTCTCAGCAGTGAAGTTTAGTTGTCATTATTCAAATTTAGTTGGGGAAAGAGATACAGTATCTGTTGAAAACATGGCTAAAATATCTAATCTGAGTCTACGTCTGCTACCAATTCTCTGTAACCGCATTGCTAGTGCTGAGGATTGCAGACTCTCCCTTACTACTATGGACTTGATATTGAGAAATTTCTTGACTCCCAACACTTGGTTTCCCATCATACAGAATCACCTCCAGCTTCAGCATTTTATTCTGAAGCTTCAAGATAAAAAGTCTCTTGAATCTGTGCCTATTATAATGAAGTTCTTTTTGACTCTTGCTCGTGTGAGGCAGGGTGCAGAGATGCTTATTAATCATGGTTTTCTCTCATCTCTGAGATTCTTGTTCGCTGAGTACTTGGATGATATGTCTTCTTCAGTAACTATGAGTAATAGGCTTTCCAACTCATCTGACATAATGGAAAAACCTAAACAAATTTGGGGACTGGGTTCGGCTGTCATCACAGCTATGGTTCAGTCTCTAGGAGACAGTTCTGCTTGTTCTGATGTTGTGGAGAATGTAATACCTTACTTCTTTTCTGAGAAAGCATATATGATTTCGTACTATCTCAGTGCACCGGACTTCCCATCTGATGATCATGACAAGAAAAGACCTCGTGCTCAGCAGAGACAAACCTCTCTTACTGATCTTAAAGAAACTGAGCACACTCTCATGCTAATGTGTGTGCTGGCAAAACATTGGAATTCATGGGTAAAGGCCATGAAAGAATTGGATTCCCAGCTGAGAGAGAAAAGTATCCATCTTTTAGCATTTATCAGCAGGGGAACTCAACGCCTTGGAGAAACTTCGAGTTTTAGTGCCCCTCTCATATGTCCTCCTACCCTTAAAGAGGAATTCGATACTTGCAAGAAACCCTCGTTTGTCAACAGTAGAAGTGGATGGTTTGCTCTTTCACCGCCTGGCTGCATGTCAAAACCAAAAGTGTCGGCTGCCTCTATCACATCAACAGCACTGACTATTAAAACTCAAGCTACTGCAAATGGTTATCACGTTTCTCAATCGTACTTCTCAGACACTATTGCCCTACAGATCTACAAAATTACGTTTCTCCTATTGAAGTTTCTCTGTTTACAAGCTGAGTGCGCTTCTAGAAGGTCAGAGGAGGTGGGGTTTGTTGATCTTGACCATTTTCCTGAGCTTCCAATGCCTGAGATCTTACATGGCTTACAG GATCAAGCAATTGCCATCATTACAGAACTATGTGAAGCTAACAGAATGAAGGAGATTCACATTGAAGTCCAGTCTATCTGTTGTTTGTTGCTACAAATAATGGAGATGGCCATGTACTTGGAACTTTGTGTTCTACAGATATGTGGCATAAGACCCGTGCTAGGGCGTGTGGAAGATTTTTCGAAGGAAGTTAAACTGTTGATAAAAG CGACGGAGACGCATGCTTTCCTGAAACCGTCTCTGAAGTCCTTGAAGCAGATAATGTCGGTTGTCTATCCCGGATTGGTACAGGCAGATGAATTTTTGTGA